Below is a window of Coriobacterium glomerans PW2 DNA.
ACTTCATGCTGATCTTGGCCGCAGTGACCGCTCTTGACGGAAACGAGCGCGGCGCGGTCCTGACGGGGTTCGCCTGCGGTCTGCTCTATGATCTGAGCGCCCCCGTCCCGATCGGCCTCATGGCTTTGATGCTCACACTTGCATCCTTTGCACTCGCTCGCGTGTCCCCTCCGGGTTCCTCGGTTCCCTCGCTGGCCTCCATACGCTCCGTCGTCATGTTCTCATTTGCGGTGAGCATCCTCTACGCGCTTCTGCTCATGCTCATGGGTCGCGAGTCCGATCCCTTCGTAGCCTTAGTCGAGCACGGTCTGACCTCAGCGATCCTGACCGCTCTCATCGCGGTCCCCTTCCTGTTCGTCAAGGGCTCCGGCAACGCCAAGCGCGCGGGCGCGCGGCGTCTGCGCAGCGTTCGTCTCAAGGAAAGGCGATAGGGGGCGCGACGTGGACGCTCAGCTTGTTGTCATCATCGCCGCAGCGATACTCGTCGCCGCCATCGTGGGATCTCTTCTGTTCCTGCGCGGGTACTCGGGCAGATTCACCTTCGATACGCACGGCGGCACGCGTCCGCGCGCCGCCGAAGGGGAGGGGAGCACTCCGGCTGTCACCTTCAAGGGTCGTTTCACCCTGCTGAGCGCGGGGCTGGGGGCCATGTTCTGCGCACTGGCCGCCAAGCTGTGGAGCATGCAGATGGTGAGCTCGGACTACTACGAGCGAAAGGCGAAGAGCAATCAGACGCGCACCGTCACCACCCCGGCCCCGCGCGGCAGGATTCTCGATCGCAACGGCGTGCCGCTGGTTTCCAACCGCGCTTCGCTCACCGTCGCGGCGTATCGCGATCTGGCCGAGGACGCCGTCGTCGTTCGCCATCTCGCCAACGTGCTGGGCATGCCCTATGTCGCCGCGCTTCGCAAGATTCAGAACAACTCGGAGGGCGCCCAGAGCCGTCACACCATCGCGGTGGATGTGCGCCGCTCGACGATCGCCTACATTCAGGAGCATGCGGGCGAGTTCCCCGGTGTCCTCATCGATGAGCGCACGGAGCGGATCTACCCCCAGGGCCAGACGGCTGCGCACGTGCTGGGCTATACGGGCACCATCTCACAGGAGCAGCTCAAAGCCAGCAAGGACGATTCGGCTTCGGACAAGATCAGCTATCAGTCCGGTGACATCGTCGGCCAAGCGGGCGTCGAGATTCAATATGAGGGTCTTCTGCAGGGCGTTCGCGGTGAGCAGACCGTGACCGTTGACGCCGCTGGCAACATCACGGGTCAATCGGGATCGGTTCCCGCGAAACCCGGCTCCGATATCAAGCTGACACTTGATCTCAAGATCCAGCAGGCTTGCGAGAAGGCGCTCGCAAACGCGATCGAGCTCGCGAAGCGCTCGGGCCAACGTCACGCCGGAAACGGTGCGTGCCTGTGTCTGGACTGCACCAATGGCGAGATCTTGGGCCTCGCCAGCGAGCCGCGCTTCGACCCGTCGGTTTTCATCGGCGGCATCTCGCCAGATGTCTGGGATGAGCTGTCCAGCAAGGAGAGCGGCACGCCGCTGCTCAATCGCGCCGTGGGCGGCCAGTACATGTCGGCTTCCACCATAAAGGTGCTCTCATCGCTCGCGGGTCTCGAGTACGGCGTGTATCCCCAGGGTCGTACGACCGTGTGCACGGGAACCTGGACCGGAAACGGCGAGGCGAACCCGAAGCACTGCTGGTTGCGCACGGGACACGGCACGATGAATCTGGAAAGCGGTCTCGCGAACTCGTGCGATCCGGTTTTCTATGACATCGGCAAGGGGTTCTATGACAACAAGGACAACCCCGAGGGGCTTCAGGAGGTGTTTCGCCGCTGGGGGCTGGGTGCCAAAACCGGCGTCGATCTTCCAAGCGAGGGCGTCGGACGCATTCCCGACAGCGCTTGGAAGGAGAGCTATTTCACCAGCTGGTCGGATCAGGATCGCGCTTGGAACCCCGGTGACATGACGAACATCGCCATCGGTCAAGGTGACATTCTCGTGACGCCGCTGCAGATGGCCGTGGTCTATGCGGGCGTTGCGATGGGCGGAGTCGAGTACACCCCGCATGTGCTCCTCTCAGCGGTCGCTCGTGACGGCCAAGGTGATGCCTTTCGCTATAACGATGACGGTAAAAAGGAGCGCCTGCGCGCCAAGATCCACGCGGAGTCGAATCTGGCCCTTGTCAAACAGGGACTTCATGACATGATCTACGGGTCGAGCTCCGATGTCGCATCGCACTTCAAATCCCTTCCCGTGGAGGTCGCGGGAAAATCCGGCACAGGCGAGAAGTCCAACGAGGATGACTACTCCTGGTTTTGCGCCTATGCTCCGGCGCCCGATCCGAAATACGTCGTCGTCGCCCTGCTCGAACAGGGCGGCGGGGGCTCGGCCACGGCGCTTCGCGCCGTACGCGACGTGCTCGGTGTCATCTACGATTCTCCCGATGGCTCGAGCGCCGTCGATAACAGCACCAGATAGAAGGGAGGTTTGCTCATGGCCTATGCGCCCTCGCATGCCGTCTCATCCCAAGGGAGCCTCAAGCGCGTCAACCGTCGTATCAGCTCCTCGAAGAACAGCTGGCGACGTCAGGTGAGCCCAAGCGTCTTGGTTTCCTCTCTCGCGCTGATAAGCTACGGCGCGCTTGTCATATGGACGGCGTCGCTGTCCATACCCGAGGCGTCCTTTCCCCGACAGCTTCTCGGCATCGGAATCGGTCTGATCGCGATGGTGGGGGTATGGCGGTTCGACTTCAGGAACCTGGCGAATCTCTCCACGGTGCTCATCGTCATCGATATCATATTGATCTTCTCACCATACGTCCCCGGGCTCTCCTATAGCGCGAAGGGCATGACGGGCTGGATCAAGATTCCTCTCATCGGTCTGACGTTTCAGCCTGTCGAGCTCGTCAAGATCGTCACCATCATGTTCATATCCGCCTTGGGTGCGCAGTACAACGGCAAGATCGACACGGTGCGCGACTATCTGAAGCTATGCGGCATGCTCGCTGTGCCGGTGCTTGCGATCATCGCCTTGCGCGATCTGGGATCGGCGATCATCGTCCTGTTCGCCGGTGCCATCGTCATCATGATGAGCGGTGCTAAAAAGGAGTGGGTCCTCTCTACGATCGCCCTGCTCGCCGGCCTCATCTCGCTTGTGCTGGCGACGAACTCCATCATGCACAGCATGTTCGGGGACCACTTCGCCCTCATCAAGGATTACCAGATGAATCGCCTCCTCGTGTTCATGGATCCCTCGAAGGACACCTCCGGTGCGGGCTATAACCTGCAACAGGCGCTCATAGCGGTCGGATCCGGGGGTTTCTTCGGCAAGGGCATCGGGGGTGCCTCGCAGGCCGTTTCGGGGTTTCTCCCGGAGGCGCAGACCGATTTCGTATTCGCGCTGCTCTCCGAGGAGTTCGGCTTCATCGGAGCGTTTCTCTTGCTTGTGCTGTTCGCATGGCTCATCCTGTCGGCTATTCGAGTGGCCGTGAAGACGGATAATCTTTTTATGAAGCTCGTCTGCGTGGGTATCGTAGGCATGTGGACGTTTCAGGTGTTCGAGAACGTTGGGATGTGCATCGGTCTCATGCCGATCACGGGAATACCGCTCCCGTTCATCAGCTTCGGCTCGTCGTCCATGATCATTCAGTGCATGGCCGTCGGGCTCGTCCAATCGATCTGGCGTCATCACGTGTCAAGATAGCGAAGGAGCACCGACATGCGCATTTCAGCGAGCAAGTTGATCAAGGGTCTCAGAATCGGATCGGCGGCGAAGAAGGGGGCGGGCATGTCCGTGCGCATCGGCGTGTATGTGGACGACACCGCCTCGCCTGCTGTGGTTGAGGCGCTGCGTGACGCCCTTGTGCCCGAGACGACAGGTGGGATCGTCCGCGTCGCGCGTCTGGGCGACCGGAACGCCGCCCCGCGCTCGGACACCGATGCGATCATCGTCGTCTCGGGTGGCTCGGAGGGGCTCGAGGACGCCGTGAGACGCTTGGTGATCACAGGCGCCCCCGTCGTCGTCGCTGCGCGATCCGCCTCCGAGGTTCCATTTATCCGCGAGGACACGCCCGCGCTCGGACTGGTGGCCTCGGACGATCGCGAGCATCTGCTCGAGGGTCTCGCGCACTGGATTCTGGAGCGATCCGATAAGGCATCGGCGCTTGCCGCCAACTTCTCGTTCATGCGGCCCGTTGCATCTGAGCGCATCACCCGGGCGACCGCGGTCACGAATGCGTTGACCGGCGCGATGGTGTTCATGCCCGGGGCGAACTATCCGATCATGACGCTCGCTCAGATCGAGATGGCGCTCAATCTGGCGGCGGTGCACGGCAAGGGTCTGAGATTGGAGCGCGGCTACGAGATAGCCGCGGTGGTCGTCGCAGGGCTCGGGCTGCGCGGTGCGGCGCGTGCGATAGGCGCTCGGATGCCCCGCGCTAACATCTTGACCGGAGCCCTTGTCGCTGGTGCGGGCACCTATGGCATGGGACGGGCGCTGACGGCGCTCTACGAGCGCGATGTGGACTATGGCCCGCTCAACCACGTGATCCGCTCGGCGTATCGCCGCGCGCGCGATCTGATCGCGCCCGGGGCCGGCTCGCTCGCCAAGATCGCAGCGAAGCGCGGCCGCTCCGCCGCGGAGGGCGCGTAGGCGAAGGTGCGAGTCGTCTACGAAGACCGTTTCTCTGAGCTCGAGCCCCTGCTCGAGCACGTTGAGAAGCCGAGCCGCTACATAGACCACGAATGGGGGTCGCTCTCGCAGCGTGAGGCCCGCTATAGAGTCTGTCTCATCCATCCGGACATCTACGAGGTCGGTCTCTCGAATCAGGGGATCTCCATCCTGTACGCCGTGCTGAACTCACAGGAGAACATCAGCTGTGAGCGCGGCTATCTGCCTTGGATCGACATGGCCGACGCGATGCGCGCCGCAGGTGTGCCGCTGCTGTCGTCGGAGGGGTCGGCACCGGTGTCGTCCTTCGATCTCGTGGGGATCCATCTGCCTCATGAGATGGCGGCGACGAACTGCCTCGAGGTTCTCGATCTCGCAGGGATAGCCCTTCGCGCAGCCGATCGAGGCGAGGACGATCCGCTTGTCATCGCCGGCGGTCCCGCCGTCTTCAACCCCGAGCCGATCGCGCCGTTCTTCGACGCGGTCCTCATCGGCGAGGGCGAGGAGTCCATCGTCGAGGTCGCCCGGGCGCATGAACGGCTGCGCGATAAGGGGGCGACGCGGCAGCAGACGCTGCGCGCGCTCGCCCGGATACCAGGGTGCTACGTGTCCGCGCTCTATGAGATCAGCCATCGGAGTCCGTGCACCCCTCACGGCTTCGCCGTCCCGCGTGCCGAAGAGCAGGCTCCGACCACCGTGGTCCGTCGCGTCCTCGCCGATTTCGGAGCCACCGATCCCGTCGCTCAGTCAGTCGTGCCCTACGTCGAAACCGTGTGCGATCGCCTTTCAATCGAAGTGCTTCGCGGCTGCGCGCGGGGCTGCCGATTCTGCCAAGCCGGCATGGCATACCGTCCGGTGCGCGAGCGCAGCGCCGATCAGATCGTCTCGGCTGTGGCGCGCGGCCTATCCGAGACGGGCTATGGCGAGGTGTCGCTCGCCTCGCTGTCAACAACAGATCACTCGATGTGCGCGCACGTGCTCGAGCGACTCAACCGTCGCTACGAGGGGTCCGGCATATCTGTCTCCATTCCCTCTCAGCGTCTGGACGCCTTCGGTGCCGACATGGCTCTCGCTGCAGTTGGTGGTGAGAAT
It encodes the following:
- the mrdA gene encoding penicillin-binding protein 2, coding for MDAQLVVIIAAAILVAAIVGSLLFLRGYSGRFTFDTHGGTRPRAAEGEGSTPAVTFKGRFTLLSAGLGAMFCALAAKLWSMQMVSSDYYERKAKSNQTRTVTTPAPRGRILDRNGVPLVSNRASLTVAAYRDLAEDAVVVRHLANVLGMPYVAALRKIQNNSEGAQSRHTIAVDVRRSTIAYIQEHAGEFPGVLIDERTERIYPQGQTAAHVLGYTGTISQEQLKASKDDSASDKISYQSGDIVGQAGVEIQYEGLLQGVRGEQTVTVDAAGNITGQSGSVPAKPGSDIKLTLDLKIQQACEKALANAIELAKRSGQRHAGNGACLCLDCTNGEILGLASEPRFDPSVFIGGISPDVWDELSSKESGTPLLNRAVGGQYMSASTIKVLSSLAGLEYGVYPQGRTTVCTGTWTGNGEANPKHCWLRTGHGTMNLESGLANSCDPVFYDIGKGFYDNKDNPEGLQEVFRRWGLGAKTGVDLPSEGVGRIPDSAWKESYFTSWSDQDRAWNPGDMTNIAIGQGDILVTPLQMAVVYAGVAMGGVEYTPHVLLSAVARDGQGDAFRYNDDGKKERLRAKIHAESNLALVKQGLHDMIYGSSSDVASHFKSLPVEVAGKSGTGEKSNEDDYSWFCAYAPAPDPKYVVVALLEQGGGGSATALRAVRDVLGVIYDSPDGSSAVDNSTR
- a CDS encoding FtsW/RodA/SpoVE family cell cycle protein, which translates into the protein MAYAPSHAVSSQGSLKRVNRRISSSKNSWRRQVSPSVLVSSLALISYGALVIWTASLSIPEASFPRQLLGIGIGLIAMVGVWRFDFRNLANLSTVLIVIDIILIFSPYVPGLSYSAKGMTGWIKIPLIGLTFQPVELVKIVTIMFISALGAQYNGKIDTVRDYLKLCGMLAVPVLAIIALRDLGSAIIVLFAGAIVIMMSGAKKEWVLSTIALLAGLISLVLATNSIMHSMFGDHFALIKDYQMNRLLVFMDPSKDTSGAGYNLQQALIAVGSGGFFGKGIGGASQAVSGFLPEAQTDFVFALLSEEFGFIGAFLLLVLFAWLILSAIRVAVKTDNLFMKLVCVGIVGMWTFQVFENVGMCIGLMPITGIPLPFISFGSSSMIIQCMAVGLVQSIWRHHVSR
- the mreD gene encoding rod shape-determining protein MreD translates to MAYAVTGAERRLEGALIAAAVVLQLALAPQISIAGGRINFMLILAAVTALDGNERGAVLTGFACGLLYDLSAPVPIGLMALMLTLASFALARVSPPGSSVPSLASIRSVVMFSFAVSILYALLLMLMGRESDPFVALVEHGLTSAILTALIAVPFLFVKGSGNAKRAGARRLRSVRLKERR
- a CDS encoding TIGR03960 family B12-binding radical SAM protein; this translates as MRVVYEDRFSELEPLLEHVEKPSRYIDHEWGSLSQREARYRVCLIHPDIYEVGLSNQGISILYAVLNSQENISCERGYLPWIDMADAMRAAGVPLLSSEGSAPVSSFDLVGIHLPHEMAATNCLEVLDLAGIALRAADRGEDDPLVIAGGPAVFNPEPIAPFFDAVLIGEGEESIVEVARAHERLRDKGATRQQTLRALARIPGCYVSALYEISHRSPCTPHGFAVPRAEEQAPTTVVRRVLADFGATDPVAQSVVPYVETVCDRLSIEVLRGCARGCRFCQAGMAYRPVRERSADQIVSAVARGLSETGYGEVSLASLSTTDHSMCAHVLERLNRRYEGSGISVSIPSQRLDAFGADMALAAVGGENRGGLAFAPEAGSQRLRDIINKNVTERDLDEAITRVFKAGWRRVKLYFMMGLPGERDEDIVAIAGLAQRAADVARAAVRPAQRAAVQVFVFVSVFVPKASTPFQWCARLEDAEVRRRQRLLLDSVGDRAVRVSCHDADASLVEAALSRAGRDMADVIEGAWRRGARFDAWTEQFDLSRWRAAATELGSDLVEIACTPFALSDRLAWEHVSTGASRSFLEREYRRAKAEMTTPDCTRGSCSGCGVCGALGVANALAGERS